The DNA window AAAATTGATACAGTTTCATAGCTGATGCATTAATCGTTGAATTCTAGCTTCTAACCTATTTAACTGAGCACGCAGGTGATCTACCGTATCCAGAAAATGAATAACTTCTCCATGATTAGGTAATAATTGTATTTCTTCATGCAAATATTCAGTTAGACTTTGGCCTAATGCTTTTACTGTACTACTACCCCAAGATTTAGCGTATCGTATGTTACTGCCAATTTGGTAGGCTAAAATATCTCCTGTGTATTTGGAGAGTATTTCTTCCCAATCTAAGTTAGATTCTTGAACAAACTGCTTAAGCTGCTGGATAAATTCTACATCTCCATGGATTTGAATATCGCCTGTAAAAGGAATCTCAGGAGCTTGAATATAGGAAATTGCTGCTTTTAAGAAAGCCGAAGTTTTCCCAGATAGGGTAGCTTTTGGTATAGCTTCTGTGGAAGTACTTAACTCTATATTACTTGGAGTGATTTTAATGAAAATTTCAATTTGGAGATCTGTCAGCTCAACTTTTAGGTATTTTCCAGAAAGATTTATTAGCCGTTGGTTGTAATTAGGGTGCTGTTGTAGAATATTATTAATAATCGTAGCAATTGGTCCCAATAAAATAGAAGGCGTAGACACAATTATATCCCTTGGCTAATATTAATATTTGTAACCTTTATGAAGTGCTACAATACCTTGACTCAGATTATAGAATGTACAATGATCAAAGCCTACAGAATACATTAATTCCTTTAATGTGTTTTGATCAGGGTGTTTACGAATGGATTCTACTAAATAGCGATAACTATCTGCATCTCCAGTAATGAATTTACCAAGTTGGGGGAGTATCCAGAAAGAATATTTATCATAAATAGGAGTTACCCACGGCGTGGGTTTTGAGAATTCTAAAATTAATAACTGCCCTCCTGGTTTTAATACTCGGTACATAGATTGTAGAGCTGCTAGTTTATTTGTTACATTACGTAATCCAAATGCTATAGTAATTCGGTCAAAATAATTGTTGGGAAATGGTAAAGACTCAGCATTAGCCTGTGTATAGCTTAGGTTTCCGATTTTTCCTAAATTAATTAATCGTTTTCGACCATTTGCAAGCATGCTAGAATTAATATCAGTGAGGAAAATATGCCCACTCTTACCTAATCGATCAGAAAATAGCTTTGCAATATCTCCAGTACCACTCGCTACATCCAAAATCTGCATTCCCGGACGGATATTGCTTAATTCAATAGCAAAACGCTTCCAAACCCGATGAACACCTAAAGACATAAGATCATTCATTACATCATAGCGATTAGCAACTGAGTGAAAAACTTCAGCTACTCGTTGAGCTTTCTCCTCTATAGCTACTTCTTGAAAGCCAAAATGAGTGGTTTGTTTTTGCTCCATTACAGCCCTTATTTATCAGTCATCGTTTTTAGTTTTGGAATCTTTCCGTGTATAGCCTACTGTCTGTAATCGGTCTAAATAATCTTGCCACAGCTGATCCTGCTTTTCTCCAAGTTCATATAAGTATTTCCAAGAATAGAGTCCAGTACTATGACCATCACTGAAATATAATCTAATCGCATAGTTTCCAACCGATTCGATATTTTTAATCATTACTGACTCCTTACCAATCAGTAATACTCTTTGTTCACTACCATGACCTTGTACTTCTGCTGAAGGAGAATATATTCTTAGAAATTCACATGGCAATAAGTACTTAGCTCCGTCATCAAATTCAAGTTCAAGAATACATGAATTACGATGTAATCTAATAATAGTAGGAATTGGGTGGGAAATTATCATAGACTAGAAAGAAGACTTTACTTTATAAAATATAGCGAGATAAATCTTCGTCTTTTATTAAATCTCCAAGTTGGCTATTTACATAATGAGAATCAATAACTATTTCCTTATTTATACAGTCTTCAGATTCAAAAGAGAGACTTTCTAATAGACGTTCCATAATAGTATGGAGACGTCGAGCACCAATATTCTCAGTACGCTCATTGATATGCCAAGCCATATGGGCGATCTGTTCAATCCCATCTTTAGAAAAAGTTAAAGAAATACCTTCAGTTCTTAGCAATGCTATGTACTGTTCAGTAAGCGAGGCCTTTGGTTCAGTTAAGATACGAATAAAATCATCAATAGTAAGTGCATTTAATTCTACCCGTATGGGTAAACGCCCTTGTATTTCCGGAATAAGATCTGAAGGCTTAGCAAGGTGGAAAGCGCCAGAGGCGATGAATAAAATATAATCGGTTTTAACTATGCCATATTTTGTAGAAACTGAACTTCCCTCGATCAAAGGTAGTAAATCTCGTTGCACTCCCTCTCTTGAGACGTCGGTACCTGAAAATTCAGAACGCTTTGCAATTTTATCAATTTCATCCAAAAATACAATCCCGTCTTGCTCTACGCTCTTTATAGCACGTACTTTTAAGTCTTCATCATTGACTAATTTTCCTGCCTCCTCTTTAGTTAGTAGTTTAAAGGCTTCTTTTACCCTTAGTTTCTTTTTTTTAGTGCGAGATCCATTTAGGTTTTGAAATAAACTTTGAAGCTGGCTTGTCATTTCTTCCATGCCAGGGGGGGCCATGATTTCAACTCCCGTAGATGTGATAGGTAAATCGATTTCTATTTCTTTTTCATCTAATTTCCCTTCCCGAAGCATTTTACGGAATTTCTGCCGAGTATTTGATTCTTCTTCTCTTGATTCTGAAACTGCAGTTCTTGGAGTTGGAAGTAAGGAATCAAGTACTTTCTCTTCAGCAGAATCTTGAGCACGATAATATACTTTAGAAATTTCTTGCTCACGAAGCATTTTAATAGCGATATCTACTAAATCTCGAATAATTGAGTCTACATCTCGCCCTACATAACCTACTTCTGTAAATTTAGTAGCTTCAACCTTAATAAATGGTGCATCGGCAAGCTTTGCTAAACGGCGCGCTATCTCCGTTTTTCCTATTCCAGTAGATCCGATCATAAGAATATTTTTGGGGGTAATCTCACCACGGAGATCCTCTGTGACTTGTTGTCTACGCCATCGATTACGAAGTGCAATAGCCACTGCACGCTTTGCCGCCGCTTGCCCAATAATATGTTTATCTAATTC is part of the Candidatus Nitrosacidococcus sp. I8 genome and encodes:
- a CDS encoding SCP2 domain-containing protein; amino-acid sequence: MSTPSILLGPIATIINNILQQHPNYNQRLINLSGKYLKVELTDLQIEIFIKITPSNIELSTSTEAIPKATLSGKTSAFLKAAISYIQAPEIPFTGDIQIHGDVEFIQQLKQFVQESNLDWEEILSKYTGDILAYQIGSNIRYAKSWGSSTVKALGQSLTEYLHEEIQLLPNHGEVIHFLDTVDHLRAQLNRLEARIQRLMHQL
- the ubiE gene encoding bifunctional demethylmenaquinone methyltransferase/2-methoxy-6-polyprenyl-1,4-benzoquinol methylase UbiE, which encodes MEQKQTTHFGFQEVAIEEKAQRVAEVFHSVANRYDVMNDLMSLGVHRVWKRFAIELSNIRPGMQILDVASGTGDIAKLFSDRLGKSGHIFLTDINSSMLANGRKRLINLGKIGNLSYTQANAESLPFPNNYFDRITIAFGLRNVTNKLAALQSMYRVLKPGGQLLILEFSKPTPWVTPIYDKYSFWILPQLGKFITGDADSYRYLVESIRKHPDQNTLKELMYSVGFDHCTFYNLSQGIVALHKGYKY
- a CDS encoding DUF971 domain-containing protein, whose translation is MIISHPIPTIIRLHRNSCILELEFDDGAKYLLPCEFLRIYSPSAEVQGHGSEQRVLLIGKESVMIKNIESVGNYAIRLYFSDGHSTGLYSWKYLYELGEKQDQLWQDYLDRLQTVGYTRKDSKTKNDD
- the hslU gene encoding ATP-dependent protease ATPase subunit HslU, translating into MFELTPRQIVQELDKHIIGQAAAKRAVAIALRNRWRRQQVTEDLRGEITPKNILMIGSTGIGKTEIARRLAKLADAPFIKVEATKFTEVGYVGRDVDSIIRDLVDIAIKMLREQEISKVYYRAQDSAEEKVLDSLLPTPRTAVSESREEESNTRQKFRKMLREGKLDEKEIEIDLPITSTGVEIMAPPGMEEMTSQLQSLFQNLNGSRTKKKKLRVKEAFKLLTKEEAGKLVNDEDLKVRAIKSVEQDGIVFLDEIDKIAKRSEFSGTDVSREGVQRDLLPLIEGSSVSTKYGIVKTDYILFIASGAFHLAKPSDLIPEIQGRLPIRVELNALTIDDFIRILTEPKASLTEQYIALLRTEGISLTFSKDGIEQIAHMAWHINERTENIGARRLHTIMERLLESLSFESEDCINKEIVIDSHYVNSQLGDLIKDEDLSRYIL